In Setaria italica strain Yugu1 chromosome IX, Setaria_italica_v2.0, whole genome shotgun sequence, the genomic stretch GCACACACTTTCTAGGGAGGTACTCATGAACAGGTGAATCAATGTCCCCAACCTGGTTATATCCAGCAACTGTTCCCCAATCTTCAAAATAACTAGGGAAAGAAGTCACCCAATCAGGCAATTGTAAGTTCTCTACTCCAACTGATTGTTCGTGGTTAGGGCAAGGGATGCCTGAACTAACGCTGCAGGTTGTGGCACCATTACTTCCAGGAATGTGATCTGGTTGTTTGGTCTCAACTAATTCATCAGCTaaagctgaaacaaaaataataGTTACAGCTAGATATCTTCTGGATTAATTAATATTTTTAAAGCACTGAGCCCAGAAGGCAAGTGGAGTAAAAAACCTGAAGCAGATATCTCGGTCTCACTTGTGAAAGGGCATTCCTCAAGGGAATATAACCAGGTATTGTGGTCTGTTTGCTTTGGACGTTTGCAGGCAACTTGGCATGGTTTGACATCAGAAAGAGGGCGCTTGTCATGATCTAGTGTGGCAGATTGACAATTCTCGACAGGGAGCCAAGGAAAGCCGAACTTCTCAGGAGGAACTGAAGAACTGTCCTTACAGCCATTTCCAAAACTGGATTCCTCAGAATTTCCACTGGCGTCTAGTCCCCTTAGGTTACCATAAGAAAGACGATCAAATTGGTCAGCATTCTTCTCATGTGTGAACAACATATTATCCTGCCAAACGACAAAACAAAAAACTTAAAAATGTGCATCCTAAACTATCAACATTGGAACTGCCAATGGCATACAATTTATTTTATAGCTATATGAAAAGTACAGGTTCCTGCAACTGCAATTTCATGCACCATATAGACAAATTAATGCTACTCCCTCTTTcccaaataaagaaaaaataaataaataaacaacaCAGCAGTTGGGTTGACATACAACTGATGTTCACACACGGCACATTAAACACGTCCGATTACGTAATACATGAACGTTTGTTCCAACTAGCACTTAAAGTCGTGATGCATACAAAATAAACAGTGACCAATCATCATCTGAGTGCATTGTGATGCTCATTAGTTGTCAAGCTTGCTCACACATGGAAGTAAATACATATGACATTTGAGTAATTCTTAGGAAACACAGCATTCAGTAAAGCCCATATATATACGGACAGCTAGAACTACATCGCCAAAGGAAAGAACACTAACAGCGGCCCCTAACTCGCAACATTCCAGCTCCAAATCAAGTCAATCTCGTAATCAGGTCGCTGCACACGAACAACGGAAACCCTAACACTAGAACCCGATTAAGGCAGCGGGGGGAGGGGGAATCGGTACCGATAGCAAGCCGGCGTCACGGGCAGCTCGGATCCGCGGCCAATTCTGGGAGCGGGACCTCGAGTGGGGCGGAATCTCAGCCGGAGCGGGTGGGGAATCGCGAATTTGGGGGCGAATCGCGAGTTGGCCTCGTGCTCTTTTGCCTTTTATGGCGCCAGTGCAGCTCGTGCTGCCGGAGAGGCGAAGTTACCTGAAAGCCCCCTGGCTGCTTCGTCTAATTGCGGCGTGGGCCGCAACTGCAGCGGCAGGTCAGTTCTGGAAGCATCGAGGGGCAAATCGGGAAGAGGAAGTGCGAATGGGACATCCGGTGGCACGAGGCGGAGGTGACATGGCCACCACGTGCCACGCGCCGCGGAAATCGGTCAAGCTCTCTGCTCATGCTCAGCAGCCGCACGCCACGCCCGCGCCTACGCCTCCAGCCGTCGCAGAACAGGGGAGCAGTGATGGAGcgcagagggagggagggaggacggTGCCGAGCAGCTCAGGTGGATGGATGTGTTTCATCTCGAGCATCTTCGGCGTCTACCAATAGAAGAGTAAAGAAAAGATAGCGCTGTAACAGTTATTGAATCTGGAAAGATTTTCCGAGATGCTCCAAGCAGTCAAGTGAATGCTTTTCCGAGAGCAAAGCCCGGCGATCATATTCAAACATGAGAAGAAAATAATTTGACGTGCGTGCAACATTATTACATACAAGTATTTCAGAAATCCCATTTTATTTACAAGCGAGACACCAGCCGAACTGAAAACAGCGGCTAGAGCGGCAAAAATTAAAGTCCATACTGGCCAACGGATCACAAAATGGCCAGACGGGGGATTCCACTGCACAAAGTGGAGCATGCAACAGATGCATGCTATACAGCACACGTAACACACATGCACGCAGCATTACATGGTATATTTCCCACAAGGAAAACCTAACCAAAACTCACTTGTATTGTATCCCCCGGGTAGATCCGGATAGTACTTCGTGCTGCGAGAGAAACCACTCTGTAGCGAAGGCAGAGCACTGCGCAGGAGGCAATGCATTTGCAACATCCGGATGAGCTGCGATTCATGCCAGCCTTAGAGCCATTTCTTGGAGGAGGGCTCTCTTCTGGGAAGCATTGATTACGTGGCTGGATTCAGCATGCTCAAGCACGTCCGTGATGATCGCAGCAGCGTGACCAAGAGGCTCTTCGATCGCCGCCCTCAACATGAAAGCCTGAAAAGCATGGcgaaaaaaacaaacaagaaaaattaGTATATAGAACTCTATCTGCTAATCATCACATGGTATGTGACTAGCATTGCATTAGGCCAAACCCACAGCAAACCTGTCCGTGATGGGATATCTTGAGCGTGCAGGGCTGCTGGACCCAGGGTTCACCATCCACTTGAACAGGGAAGGGAGCAAACATCTGCATCTTGATCGACTGGCCTTGCGCGATCCTCCGTGCCCGAGAAAGTCCAACCTGAGTGCAGCTTAATTCACTTCTTTTAGGCCTCAAGCATTCTCTTACCTAATCGTCGAAAGATTACTGAACTGTGATCACTTACCTGGAGTGTTCCCAGATGCCAAGTTCCGGTAATGCTAACCACTTCGAGCATCTTGTCATGGATTGACTGCGGATCAAAGTTTTCAGGCTCCTCATCCTCATTTTGCCACAGGTCAACACCTCCCATGTAGCTTGGGATGTTTGTGACAAGCACGCCTTCTGAGTCCTGAAGAATTCATAGCCTAACATGTGAATGCCTAATAAAAATAGCTGGATCCGTGTGCAACAATCACTAAAGTTATCTTACACAACCTCTGGTATATCAATCTCGGTGCCATCAACTTCTAATCGAACTTGCCATGGTAAGTCCACAAATGCCTTATCGATGATGCTCTTGGCGCCTTCCCTCGCATATAGCACCTTATTTAAGAACTGAGACCAAAGAAAGAAACATAAAGAGCCATTATGAAACTCACATAAATCATCCATGCAATGAAAGAAAGCATCACAGTAATAAAGACACCAAAAAGCTGCAAAAGTTTAATGATGTCAACCCAGGTCCAGGTCAGTTGTTTGACTTGTTTCACTCACGAGTCACGACAGCTATGGTACCCAACAAAATGAGAACATACATGGAGATcacaatatatatttttaaaatatccCTAGTCTACAGGAGAAAAGTTCAATCTTCAACAAAAAATAGTGATTTGGAGAGTATCAGTAGGTCCTAAGTGTTCAGCTCACTGAGATTGAAAAGCTGCTTAGCTCTACGCGGTTCACAGGTAACCTGTGTAATTATTTTTCTCGTTTACATATTTCTCAATGCAGGCTGCAGCTATAAAACTTGACAATTAGTATTGATATTATGTGATAAAGAGACCCAGCTATCTACAAATTCTATTTGTTTAATAGACCTTTGTCAATGGAAATACAATGCAATTAGAtacaaaaaggaaataaaataagGACTTTTGTTGGATTGGCACGACATAAATGTAACACATAGCTTAATTTGCATAATAAAGCACGTAATAGATAGAATCCTTCCTGTCACAGAGCACCAATATTTTGAAAAATGTGAAACAGAGCACTTTATGGATATAAACTACATAAAGGAGCTATGAAAGTTAAGTGAACACTTGTCGTTGTTTATGATAGGTACTGATAGTACCTGACTGTAAAACTTTTCAGGATTCTCTTCACGGAGATTATGAATGTCAAGTGCAACCTTAGCGTCACAACCAATACCTGTCACCATGGCAAAATAAGGTTTCTTGGATAAGGGGCACTGATAAATGAAGATTCTATGTACCTACCAAGATAGTTGTTCATGTACTTCACTAGAAGTACATTATTTGATTTCTTATCTTCAAATGTCACCTTCCATCTATCCAGGATAGTGACTGCTGCATGCTCTATGTCATGTAAGACTGTGCGGAGACCACCTTGCTTCTCAACAGCACCTAGGCCACCTCCCCATGATAAAACTCTTGAAAGATCATTGCCAGTGCCAGCTGGAAGAATTGCAACAGGTGGAGGTGATTCATAATTTTGCTTATCTATCGCGTCAAGAACCCAACCAACAGTACCATCGCCACCACACACAAGTATTCTGAAATGTGGTACCTTTCTGAACAAAATTAATCCTGTTTCTGGCCCTTGTGAAGAACTCAATTCAAAAACCTAaaataataagaaggcacattATCATAACTGAAATCACAGAGATTTAAACAGCATTTGCTAAGATGGGTGCTGAACCTGAACTACAGGTGAAAACAGAAAACATCAGCCTTCAGTTTTTGAAACACACGATTCACAGGTGTGGAAAATAAGTCTTCTTTATACATGATTCTACAGCACAAGATGCTGTTTCTTCAAAGGGTTCAGTGTTTCCAAATTTTACACTGTTGTATCCCACTGCCATATATTGTGCTAATTTAATTACCTAAAGCAGACAAATCTAAGCTCCAAGCACTCAGCTGAGCAGTTACTACTGACCGTcacaaagttttttttctttttgagtgAACATGgtactagaaaaatgagaagagagtGAGACTGCTGATTCCATCACAATAGTTTTTGTAATATGAAATGATCCAACATCAtatggatgagatggatgagTTTATGCGTGCACCCAAAGCACAATGCGTTTGGTGCATTCTACAATGGAGCCTTAGGTAGCACAACAAGTTGAATGTAATTTTCATTATAAAACGGTTAATAACTAGACTTTCAGTAAATTGTAGTGtgagatgtatcatgacctGCACTGGATTCAAAAGGAAATGTAGCTTGTGCTTGAGCGAATCTCCACGCTGAGCCCCACTTCTCTTGTTGATAAAAACTAAAAGAGGCCTGGCATCAGCAGGCAAGTCAGACAATGCGTACTTAAGTTTAACTCCACCAGTCTCATCATTGAGTCTTATGGGCTCTGATATGAGTTCCCTACCATCACTCTCACTGCTGTAATGCTCACTGCTGTAATGCTCATTCTCAGCACTCCTTTGAACACTTCCCCCAGTTGCTTTTGATTCCTTAGCCCTCTGGTTAGAGTTCAGTGTGGTGTCACTTGATGAGTCATCGTTACTGTCGCCTTGTACGGAGTCAGATGGCAATCTCTTGTGATGCTTCACCTTTTTACCTCGACTCCCAAGATGTACCCGCACAGTGGATGCAAACTCATTTGCTCCCTGAGTTATAGAACTTAAGATGCCACCAGGTTTGCTAATGGTACGGACAAAAAGTGGTGAAAGAATAAGGCGTTTGTATGGACCGAGGTCACAAATGTCACCTGTTTCAGCAGCCATGGCTGACTGGCAATCAATATGGACCGATCGTTGGCACCACATGCAGCAATATATGGGAGGACCTCCAAGAAAAGATTCACTGCATAGCTCCTCACAGTAACAACAATACTGGCCTTCTTCGGATTGATCAGCTACATCTGTCCAGAGTACAGTCCATTGATGGATCACATGTTTGGACCCAAACATTGAGACACATTTGCAGTCTTTCTGAGAATTTGGAGAGCATATTATGTGTGCAGCTACACCACAAACATCACAACGGTGAACCATATTTTCCGAAGTCATCATTTGCCCAAGGGGCTGAGCTGGTGAAATAGATTCCAAGCATACACAGCACTTCAGCCCTTTTGCACGAATCAAAGATTCTGTATTCCAAACATGTTCAGAAGTAGGAACCTTGTGGTTTCTTTCAAAATTCTTTCTCTTTGATCTGGCAATTATTTTCATCCAGCTTAAACTGATTTTGCGCCGCCACAGTGAAAAGAAGTACCAAAATGTCCAAAGACCAACTAAACCAACCGTGAAGTAAGCTGTAACTGCTATCCAGAACTCTGATGGAATAGGGGATCTGCTGTTCCAGTGGAGCTTATGCATTTGGAATCGGTCTTGCAACCAGGCCATTCTCACAACAGATGGTCCAAACAATGCATAACCTTGAATCTTGGACATGCACAATAAGAAATTACATCCTTCCAACCATGAATGACTCTAGATCAGAACAGTAGGATCAACCACGTCTGGAAAAGCTGAATAGCCCCCTGGTAAAATGTGCTGCAATTGGAAGACATGTTAATCAACAAAGGGCACATATATGACAGATGTAAATGTAACCAATGTGACCAAAAGGGTGAATGGGTCATACTGGACAGAAGCCTCTGTATCAGTCAGTGAGTCACTGGTCAAACTTCAGAAGTTCTAACAAACATGTGTTATCGAATTAAGTATCAAATGGACCTATAGGTTTCCAACCACAGTAAGAAATATGCCAACTACTCATGTATGACGATTCATAAATACATAAACTGAAATTCAGTAGAGCTTTCTAGGAAATTTTAAATACACAATAGTTGCAATATTTCACTACAAACATAAGTTGCAACCAAAATACATCAGAACATATCCGCTGGGTGCATAAGGAAAGATACCGAACAAATGCATAACTCAACTGAACAAATAGAAATTTGTAAACCAAGTGCCGTTGCTGAACATGTTTCGTGGCTGATGAGACATCTTTCTGATGATTGCATTTTTTATCAGTATCAAGACTGGCAGGTCTAAAGAACAAATTACCGCACATATAGTTGCAGGACTGTTTTCCTATTTAAGTTCTCAAATATCCAGATGCAACATTTTCTTTGTGTTCTAACTGGTTGATTTGCGAAAACTGGAACTCTTTTACCATGTCACTGAGTGCCGCTTGTTTATTAAACTTGAGAAGTCTATTGAGAAAATCCTTCCTCttttggaaaagaaaaatcaagatttTAGCAGTATGTTCCTGCAGGTGGATCAACTGCAGGGCTTCCGTAAAAAAAATGGTTCAGTTGCACCTGAGGTTGGTTAAAAATTGAAATGGACCAATTTCATACAAAACAACTACACTGAGGCCCGGCTTAGCTCCTGCCATTTGCTTGACCGTGAAATTGCATTTAAGACATATGCAGTAGGTTTCAGGTTTGAACCAACTTCCATCGAGGATTCGAGGATCGACTAAAATCACATTCACCGCGATAGCCAGCCTATTGAATTGACAACTATCGCCTATGAGCCACAGTCATAGTAAATTAGAAATAGCCATATTTCATATGCTTGGAAAACAGATAATACGCATCCAAGTGTGCTCATGCAGTTATATAGTCATTTTAATCCACAGCCATGAACATAGAAGATTGTTGAAAACTATATCAAACAAACAACCTTGCGTTCGTGGCCATTAACAGCACAATATTGATCTGTTTGCACATATCAGTTAGGCTGAGTAGGATGCAGATGGCAACAGCTCATCAAAAGCATACGAAGATGAGATACTCGTCTCGAGTCTATTGTTGGAAGTGCATAGTGATGAAATACTAAAATATATAGGACGGTTCTcccagaaaaggaaaaatcaaGGCATTTTAGTGGACGTGTCTATTAAAATTTGGCTTGGGGAGTAGTTATGTCGGCTAAATTCGAAGCTAAATTCTGTACGCGAAGACTAAAAAAGCAGAAAGAGGGAGCGGGGGGAGCAACAAGGTCGGCCAAATCGAGCACAGAAATCAATGGAATAGAAATGAGCAAACAGAGAGGTCAGAACCATCCCCAACTCACACAACGAAACCAGGAGGAAAtggcgcctctctctctctctctctccgcccCACCGCCGGCGGTCGTCCCCGCCGCGCagtctgctccctccctccgtaACGTTGCGTCTTTCCTTGGCAAAAGGCCAAAAACAAACAGAGGAAGGCATCGATCAAAGCAGGAGAAGAGAGCAGGTGTGTCTCCGGATGCTTCCACGTGGGGCCTGGAATATATTCCGCCCACATCCCAGCCGTTG encodes the following:
- the LOC101779858 gene encoding diacylglycerol kinase 1 gives rise to the protein MSKIQGYALFGPSVVRMAWLQDRFQMHKLHWNSRSPIPSEFWIAVTAYFTVGLVGLWTFWYFFSLWRRKISLSWMKIIARSKRKNFERNHKVPTSEHVWNTESLIRAKGLKCCVCLESISPAQPLGQMMTSENMVHRCDVCGVAAHIICSPNSQKDCKCVSMFGSKHVIHQWTVLWTDVADQSEEGQYCCYCEELCSESFLGGPPIYCCMWCQRSVHIDCQSAMAAETGDICDLGPYKRLILSPLFVRTISKPGGILSSITQGANEFASTVRVHLGSRGKKVKHHKRLPSDSVQGDSNDDSSSDTTLNSNQRAKESKATGGSVQRSAENEHYSSEHYSSESDGRELISEPIRLNDETGGVKLKYALSDLPADARPLLVFINKRSGAQRGDSLKHKLHFLLNPVQVFELSSSQGPETGLILFRKVPHFRILVCGGDGTVGWVLDAIDKQNYESPPPVAILPAGTGNDLSRVLSWGGGLGAVEKQGGLRTVLHDIEHAAVTILDRWKVTFEDKKSNNVLLVKYMNNYLGIGCDAKVALDIHNLREENPEKFYSQFLNKVLYAREGAKSIIDKAFVDLPWQVRLEVDGTEIDIPEDSEGVLVTNIPSYMGGVDLWQNEDEEPENFDPQSIHDKMLEVVSITGTWHLGTLQVGLSRARRIAQGQSIKMQMFAPFPVQVDGEPWVQQPCTLKISHHGQAFMLRAAIEEPLGHAAAIITDVLEHAESSHVINASQKRALLQEMALRLA